The Epilithonimonas zeae genome contains a region encoding:
- a CDS encoding phosphoenolpyruvate carboxylase: protein MLNDQKIEKFRQIVENKFQIYNSLFMSLPYDKMTNIGMLLPFLYEESKDGYNVGKSPEEIVEEFFQKHTGLQTEDQKLELLFKIIQYIERQVVLFDSIEDAAFQQLHSETDSGTVMNLYDRANQEHHLTAIRKKMDDFGIKIVFTAHPTQFYPNAVQRIIHDLRDAIINDSVTQIDTLLQQLGKTPFVNKEKPTPLDEAMSIIYYLRYVYYQSIGELYRKIKQVYGTSNFTPSPDIIQLGFWPGGDRDGNPFVTADITMKVAEELRISILKDYYGHLKIVRRRLSFRGVSDVLDKLSKNLYASIFQKEARISADEIVKKLDEAEKILKEEHNALFIDVLDDFRDRVKIFGTHFATLDIRQDSRVHQNVIDDIFKKVIDGNADSRTDDEKIQLLIDSNQVLNPQDFEDEMTCETLKSIYNIKKIQESNGERGMHRYIISNSDEVKDVMNVYAMMKLCGYADDEINIDIVPLFETMEGLDRSEEVMRTLYNHPIYKKHLQKRNNKQIIMLGFSDGTKDGGYLKANWQIYTSKEKLTKISEENGVKVVFFDGRGGPPARGGGKTHDFYASQGKTIANNQIELTIQGQTITSVFGNKDQAKFNFEQLLTAGIENDVFKSVKKDLNDGERKLISELADISYGKYSDLKAHPMFVPYLQEMSTLEYYGRTNIGSRPSKRGAGSELKFEDLRAIPFVGSWAQLRQNVPGFFGFGSALKALKDAGRFDEIKELYKGSDFFKTLVLNSMMSMNKTYFPLTYYMRNNEKFGEFWNILFAEFSLSKEMMLELTGYNILMQEEPINRKSIRIREKIVLPLLSIQQYALIKIQKGEGDREAYEKLVMRSLFGNINASRNSA from the coding sequence TCTACAATTCACTCTTCATGAGTTTGCCTTATGATAAAATGACGAATATCGGGATGTTGCTTCCTTTTCTTTATGAAGAAAGTAAAGATGGCTATAATGTCGGGAAATCTCCGGAAGAAATTGTGGAAGAGTTTTTCCAGAAACATACCGGGTTACAAACAGAAGATCAGAAACTGGAATTGTTGTTCAAAATTATTCAATATATTGAAAGACAAGTGGTTTTGTTTGATAGTATAGAGGATGCGGCTTTCCAACAATTACACTCTGAAACCGATTCTGGAACAGTTATGAATCTTTATGACAGAGCCAATCAGGAACATCATTTGACAGCCATACGAAAAAAGATGGATGACTTTGGAATTAAGATTGTCTTCACGGCGCACCCAACTCAGTTTTATCCAAATGCTGTTCAGAGAATCATCCACGATTTGCGTGATGCCATCATTAATGATTCGGTGACGCAAATTGATACCTTGCTTCAGCAATTGGGGAAAACGCCTTTTGTTAATAAAGAAAAACCAACGCCATTAGATGAGGCGATGAGCATCATTTATTACCTGAGATATGTTTATTATCAAAGTATTGGAGAGCTTTACAGAAAAATCAAACAAGTTTACGGAACATCTAATTTCACGCCGAGCCCAGATATTATTCAGTTAGGGTTTTGGCCAGGTGGAGACCGGGATGGAAATCCTTTTGTAACGGCAGATATCACTATGAAAGTGGCTGAAGAATTGAGGATTTCTATTCTTAAAGATTATTATGGACATCTTAAAATTGTAAGAAGAAGACTGAGTTTCCGTGGTGTTTCTGATGTTTTGGATAAATTGAGTAAAAACCTTTATGCTTCCATCTTCCAAAAAGAGGCGCGAATCTCAGCTGATGAAATTGTAAAAAAACTGGATGAGGCAGAAAAAATTCTTAAAGAAGAACATAACGCACTTTTCATAGATGTGTTGGATGACTTCAGAGATCGAGTGAAGATTTTCGGAACTCACTTTGCGACTTTGGATATCCGTCAGGACAGTAGAGTTCATCAAAATGTAATCGATGATATTTTCAAAAAAGTAATAGATGGAAATGCAGATTCCAGAACGGATGATGAAAAGATTCAGCTTTTGATTGATTCTAATCAGGTTTTGAATCCACAAGATTTTGAAGATGAAATGACGTGTGAAACTCTGAAAAGTATCTATAATATCAAAAAAATTCAGGAGAGTAATGGCGAGCGTGGAATGCATCGTTATATCATTTCCAACTCGGATGAAGTAAAAGATGTGATGAATGTTTATGCGATGATGAAACTTTGTGGTTATGCGGATGATGAAATCAACATCGATATAGTTCCGTTGTTTGAAACGATGGAAGGTCTTGACAGATCGGAAGAAGTGATGAGAACTTTGTACAATCATCCGATTTATAAGAAGCATCTGCAAAAACGAAACAACAAACAAATCATTATGCTTGGCTTCTCAGACGGAACCAAAGATGGTGGTTATCTGAAAGCGAACTGGCAAATCTATACTTCGAAGGAAAAACTAACAAAAATCTCTGAGGAAAACGGAGTGAAAGTTGTTTTCTTTGATGGTAGAGGTGGGCCGCCAGCGAGAGGTGGTGGAAAAACCCACGATTTCTATGCTTCGCAAGGAAAAACGATTGCGAATAATCAAATTGAGTTGACGATACAAGGGCAAACTATTACGAGTGTCTTTGGTAATAAAGATCAGGCAAAATTCAATTTTGAACAGTTGTTGACAGCTGGGATTGAGAATGATGTTTTCAAAAGTGTGAAAAAAGATTTGAATGACGGCGAAAGAAAATTAATCTCAGAATTAGCAGATATCAGTTATGGTAAATATTCTGATTTGAAGGCACATCCAATGTTTGTTCCTTATCTGCAAGAGATGAGTACTTTGGAATATTACGGTAGAACCAACATCGGAAGCCGACCAAGTAAGAGGGGAGCAGGTTCTGAACTGAAGTTTGAAGATCTTCGAGCGATTCCGTTTGTGGGATCCTGGGCTCAGCTAAGACAGAATGTTCCTGGGTTCTTCGGATTTGGCTCTGCTTTGAAGGCTTTGAAAGATGCAGGAAGATTTGATGAGATTAAAGAACTTTATAAAGGTTCGGACTTCTTCAAAACGCTAGTTCTCAACTCGATGATGAGTATGAACAAAACTTATTTCCCATTGACTTATTATATGAGAAATAATGAGAAATTCGGTGAGTTCTGGAATATTCTTTTCGCTGAATTCTCTTTGTCTAAAGAAATGATGCTTGAGCTAACTGGTTACAATATCCTTATGCAGGAAGAACCTATTAACAGAAAATCTATCAGGATTAGAGAAAAAATTGTGCTTCCATTATTAAGTATTCAACAGTATGCTTTAATCAAAATCCAAAAAGGAGAAGGTGATCGTGAGGCTTATGAGAAGCTTGTGATGCGTTCTTTGTTTGGAAATATTAATGCTAGTAGAAACTCGGCTTAG